Proteins encoded together in one candidate division WOR-3 bacterium window:
- a CDS encoding PLD nuclease N-terminal domain-containing protein, producing the protein MLNCTPVPVCTCGPLPHRFWGGPFTGIIGLGLFVLWVWVLIDLLTKETDENNERLIWGLVVGLTYAIGAILYLIIRRQERIKTLNR; encoded by the coding sequence ATGTTGAACTGCACACCGGTACCGGTCTGCACCTGCGGACCCTTACCCCATCGTTTCTGGGGTGGACCTTTTACTGGAATCATCGGCTTGGGACTATTCGTCCTTTGGGTCTGGGTGCTGATTGACCTTTTGACCAAAGAAACCGATGAAAACAACGAGCGTCTTATCTGGGGGCTTGTCGTTGGACTCACCTATGCAATTGGTGCGATTCTCTACCTCATAATCCGGCGCCAGGAGCGTATTAAAACCCTGAACCGGTAA
- the cysS gene encoding cysteine--tRNA ligase produces MKVYNTLTRRKEDFVPVEPGKVKIYTCGPTVYWFAHTGNFRAYIFADTLRRVFEYLGYEVRHVMNITDVGHLTTDDDLGEDKLEAGAKREGKTPKEIARFYEAAFFRDAAKLNILRPHIVCRATEHINEMIDLIKRIEQNGFTYKTQVGLIFDTGKYPDYWRLGRLNLDEQRAGARVEIDPGRKNPSDFALWITNQPKHLMQWDSPWGRGFPGWHIECSAMSMKYLGEEFDIHTGGIDHIPIHHTNERAQNFAATGKEVVHYWMHNAFLQIGEARMGKSEGNIVTIPELEAQGFEPLAFRYLCLTAHYRMPLNFTSEALSAAQNGLRGLRELGRNAQFWQEGKEGDWLERAKAEFKAAIQDDLNLPQALAVVWNLVREGNRRQDRRAWQTLLDFDQVLGLRLGETNEEETIPADIYQLAVERDRARKAKDWVRADQLRNEIKNRGWIVEDTLTGWRLKRA; encoded by the coding sequence ATGAAGGTTTATAACACCCTGACAAGAAGAAAAGAGGACTTTGTGCCTGTGGAACCGGGTAAGGTAAAGATATACACCTGCGGTCCAACCGTTTACTGGTTTGCCCACACCGGTAACTTTCGGGCGTACATTTTTGCCGATACCCTGCGCCGCGTGTTTGAGTATTTAGGTTATGAGGTGCGTCATGTTATGAATATCACTGATGTCGGTCATCTGACAACCGATGACGATTTGGGAGAGGATAAACTGGAAGCCGGCGCCAAAAGGGAGGGTAAAACACCAAAGGAAATTGCCCGATTTTATGAAGCAGCTTTTTTCCGTGATGCAGCAAAGCTGAACATTTTAAGACCGCATATCGTCTGCCGGGCAACTGAGCATATCAATGAGATGATTGATTTGATCAAACGTATTGAACAGAACGGGTTTACCTACAAGACTCAGGTTGGTTTGATATTTGACACTGGCAAGTATCCTGATTACTGGCGGTTGGGCAGGTTAAACCTCGATGAACAGCGTGCTGGTGCCAGAGTTGAAATTGACCCGGGGCGGAAAAACCCATCAGACTTTGCCTTGTGGATAACAAATCAGCCCAAGCATTTGATGCAATGGGATTCACCATGGGGGCGAGGATTTCCGGGCTGGCATATTGAGTGCTCGGCGATGTCGATGAAGTATCTAGGCGAGGAGTTTGACATCCACACGGGCGGTATTGACCACATTCCAATTCATCACACGAATGAGCGGGCGCAGAACTTTGCGGCTACCGGTAAAGAAGTCGTTCATTACTGGATGCACAATGCGTTTCTTCAGATTGGTGAGGCACGAATGGGGAAGTCTGAGGGTAACATTGTAACGATACCGGAACTGGAAGCGCAAGGCTTTGAGCCATTGGCGTTCCGCTACCTGTGTTTGACCGCACACTACCGAATGCCACTCAACTTTACAAGTGAAGCGTTGAGTGCGGCCCAGAACGGGTTACGGGGTTTGAGAGAACTGGGCAGGAATGCACAGTTCTGGCAGGAGGGCAAGGAGGGCGACTGGTTAGAGCGAGCAAAGGCGGAGTTTAAGGCGGCAATTCAGGATGACTTAAACCTACCTCAAGCGTTAGCAGTGGTCTGGAATCTTGTGCGCGAGGGAAATCGGCGTCAGGACCGCAGAGCATGGCAGACATTATTAGACTTTGACCAAGTTCTGGGATTGAGATTGGGAGAAACTAACGAAGAAGAAACGATACCGGCAGACATCTATCAACTGGCGGTTGAGCGAGATAGAGCAAGAAAGGCAAAGGACTGGGTTCGTGCCGACCAGTTGCGTAATGAAATAAAAAACCGGGGTTGGATTGTTGAAGATACCTTAACTGGTTGGCGACTGAAACGTGCTTGA
- a CDS encoding PLD nuclease N-terminal domain-containing protein, protein MKELIGGWLWFSMLTSIVAIGVGATVFWIWILIEILTRETDENNTRLIWTLVVIFTHWLGALIYLFVRRHERINKLGR, encoded by the coding sequence ATGAAGGAGTTGATTGGCGGCTGGCTCTGGTTTTCCATGCTCACATCTATCGTTGCAATTGGTGTTGGTGCAACCGTATTCTGGATATGGATTCTCATTGAAATCCTTACCCGCGAAACCGACGAAAATAACACGCGTCTCATCTGGACCCTGGTGGTTATATTTACCCATTGGCTCGGCGCGCTGATTTATCTTTTTGTCCGTCGCCACGAGCGAATCAATAAACTTGGGAGGTAA
- a CDS encoding iron-sulfur cluster assembly protein, producing the protein MKKDKNVPLIRTLLILILLSAGIAITLLPHWLRSAKNVQPITLEAQGWSYTGAGAPDSLLIIHRLHRVIDPELGTDLINIGLLETLRIDTAGNVRVVFNLTTPFCPYIKQLAKSTLDTLIATPGVRRVTVKFDPNIRR; encoded by the coding sequence GTGAAAAAAGATAAAAATGTGCCTCTCATTCGTACACTCCTCATCCTCATCCTTCTCAGCGCCGGGATTGCCATAACACTCCTGCCGCACTGGCTCCGTTCCGCCAAAAATGTTCAGCCGATTACCCTTGAAGCTCAGGGCTGGTCTTATACCGGTGCCGGCGCACCGGACTCTCTCTTGATAATCCACCGCCTGCATCGCGTAATTGACCCGGAACTGGGTACCGACCTGATCAACATCGGCTTACTTGAAACGCTCAGAATCGACACCGCCGGTAATGTCCGGGTTGTATTCAACCTTACCACCCCGTTCTGTCCATACATAAAACAACTGGCAAAATCAACCCTTGACACTCTTATCGCAACACCGGGTGTCCGCCGCGTTACCGTAAAATTTGACCCTAACATCCGGCGTTAA
- a CDS encoding NAD-dependent epimerase/dehydratase family protein has protein sequence MRALVTGANGFIGSHLCAALLKKGYEVRGLVRKTSNLEWLEGLELELVYGSLEDEEALSRAVEGVDLVFHTAAVVRARRKADFVRVNCEGSERLVRVAVSAGVKRFVLFSSVAAVGPVPPGRSLSEKEIETPVSFYGRAKLEAERAVLKYKERLHLVILRFPAVYGPRDRDGLLMWRMFLRGLAPVMGGTFSLVYVDDAVRAAVLAGEKNCPSGAVFFISDGNCYSYYALVRVWQDVTGKRVLCFRVPKILALFAASLNQWLNREGAIFNPDKVRELCQECWVCTDPRAETELGFKPEFDLKKGMERTLQWYKEKGWLARK, from the coding sequence ATGAGAGCGCTGGTAACTGGAGCAAATGGGTTTATCGGTTCCCATTTGTGCGCGGCATTGCTCAAAAAGGGGTATGAGGTGCGTGGTCTGGTGCGAAAGACGAGCAACTTAGAGTGGCTGGAAGGTTTGGAGTTAGAATTGGTTTACGGCTCTCTTGAGGATGAAGAGGCGCTTTCTCGGGCGGTTGAAGGTGTTGACCTGGTGTTTCACACGGCGGCAGTGGTGCGGGCAAGGCGGAAGGCGGATTTTGTACGGGTGAATTGCGAGGGTTCAGAGCGACTGGTAAGAGTAGCGGTTTCTGCTGGCGTTAAACGGTTTGTGCTTTTTTCTTCTGTAGCGGCGGTAGGTCCGGTGCCACCGGGCAGGAGTTTGAGTGAGAAAGAGATTGAAACGCCGGTGAGTTTCTACGGTCGAGCAAAACTGGAAGCGGAACGGGCGGTGCTTAAGTACAAAGAGAGACTGCATCTGGTGATTTTGCGGTTTCCCGCGGTTTATGGCCCCAGAGACCGGGATGGGCTGTTGATGTGGCGGATGTTTTTACGGGGTTTGGCACCGGTGATGGGTGGAACATTTTCTTTAGTTTATGTTGACGATGCGGTTCGTGCCGCAGTTCTTGCCGGAGAGAAGAATTGCCCTTCAGGCGCGGTTTTCTTTATTTCGGACGGCAACTGTTACAGTTATTATGCACTTGTAAGGGTGTGGCAGGATGTGACCGGAAAGAGGGTTTTATGTTTTAGAGTTCCCAAAATTCTGGCGTTATTCGCGGCGAGTTTGAATCAATGGTTGAATCGAGAAGGGGCGATTTTCAATCCGGACAAGGTGCGGGAGTTATGTCAGGAGTGCTGGGTTTGTACTGACCCACGGGCAGAAACGGAATTGGGGTTTAAGCCTGAATTTGATTTAAAGAAAGGGATGGAAAGGACTTTGCAGTGGTATAAGGAGAAAGGATGGCTGGCAAGAAAGTAG
- a CDS encoding long-chain fatty acid--CoA ligase has product MADTLYFSFLETAQRLPSHPALMHKVENRFQTLTYGELCHRIDETAAGLRFYGVKPDMRVGIYSYNRPEWAIADLAAIKLGAVVVPIYHTLSVDAVCYILNEAEVSHLFIESPDLLAPIIPCLPRLPHLQLIVTFFEQLPGNFNGKPFVSLSALQNQGNRFIKQNPENAKPHQPQPDDLLTICYTSGTTGEPKGAMLSHRNILTNARAAIERFNITEKDRFVSFLPLCHMFERTCGYYTMLLAGATIAYAQSLQTIREDVAQIKPTVLLVVPRVLEKVYNAVQEKVLTGPPLQRRLMIATLKTSTRCAILRTQKKNIPLGLKLQKAILDLVVVRKLRRLGGGKIRIIMSGGAPLERKLARTFRNLGFNLLEGYGLTETAPVVCAAVPGEEKVGTVGKPFPGVQVKIGENNEILVRGVNVMKGYFKKPEETARAIDAEGWFHTGDQGRFDAAGNLIITGRIKELIVNSYGKNIPPVPIEQALINSKYIEQAVVFGDRKPYLVALIVPARLTLEDYARQEKIPFAKFEELLNHPEIIELFRNEITRATAHLASYEQIRKFRLIPEPLTVENNLLTPTLKVRRQPTYEMYKDLIESMYQE; this is encoded by the coding sequence ATGGCAGATACCCTCTATTTTTCTTTCCTTGAAACCGCCCAGCGCCTACCTTCCCATCCTGCCTTGATGCACAAGGTAGAAAATCGATTCCAGACACTTACTTATGGTGAACTGTGCCACCGTATTGACGAAACTGCTGCCGGACTCCGATTTTACGGCGTTAAACCTGACATGCGCGTGGGCATTTACTCCTACAATCGACCCGAATGGGCTATTGCCGACCTTGCCGCCATCAAACTGGGTGCGGTGGTCGTGCCCATCTATCACACCCTTTCTGTTGATGCCGTTTGTTACATCCTGAACGAAGCCGAAGTCAGTCACCTGTTTATTGAGAGCCCGGACCTGCTTGCACCCATCATTCCCTGTCTTCCTCGGCTACCCCATCTGCAACTCATCGTCACCTTTTTTGAACAACTACCGGGGAACTTCAATGGTAAACCGTTTGTCTCCCTGAGTGCGCTCCAAAATCAGGGCAACAGATTCATCAAGCAAAATCCAGAAAACGCTAAACCCCATCAACCCCAGCCCGACGACCTCTTAACCATCTGTTACACCTCGGGCACAACCGGAGAACCGAAAGGGGCGATGCTATCTCATCGTAACATTTTAACTAACGCCCGGGCAGCAATTGAGCGCTTTAACATCACTGAAAAGGACCGGTTCGTCTCTTTTTTACCACTCTGCCATATGTTTGAACGGACCTGTGGCTATTACACAATGCTTCTTGCCGGAGCAACCATCGCTTATGCCCAATCGCTCCAGACAATTCGCGAAGATGTTGCCCAAATCAAACCGACGGTCTTACTTGTCGTCCCCCGGGTCCTTGAAAAAGTTTACAATGCGGTTCAGGAAAAGGTATTGACCGGGCCGCCACTTCAGCGCCGGTTGATGATTGCCACCCTTAAAACATCAACCCGTTGTGCCATTCTCCGTACGCAGAAAAAAAACATTCCCCTCGGGCTGAAACTCCAGAAAGCCATTCTTGACCTCGTTGTCGTCCGAAAACTGCGCCGGCTGGGTGGGGGTAAAATCCGTATAATTATGTCCGGTGGGGCACCACTGGAAAGAAAACTTGCCCGGACATTTCGAAATCTCGGATTCAACCTTCTTGAAGGCTACGGGCTAACCGAAACTGCGCCGGTTGTTTGTGCAGCGGTTCCGGGCGAAGAGAAAGTGGGCACGGTGGGTAAACCATTCCCCGGTGTTCAGGTGAAAATTGGAGAAAATAACGAAATCCTTGTCCGCGGTGTCAATGTGATGAAAGGTTATTTTAAGAAACCTGAAGAAACCGCCCGGGCAATCGATGCTGAAGGCTGGTTCCACACCGGCGACCAAGGACGGTTTGATGCCGCTGGCAACCTTATTATTACGGGCCGCATCAAAGAACTGATTGTCAATTCCTACGGTAAAAACATCCCGCCGGTGCCAATTGAACAGGCACTAATTAACTCCAAGTACATTGAGCAAGCAGTAGTGTTTGGTGACCGTAAACCCTATCTCGTTGCCCTAATTGTTCCGGCACGGTTGACGCTTGAAGACTATGCCCGCCAGGAGAAAATCCCGTTCGCTAAATTCGAAGAACTACTCAACCATCCCGAAATCATCGAACTGTTCCGCAACGAAATTACCCGTGCCACCGCCCATCTCGCCTCGTACGAACAAATACGTAAATTCCGTCTCATCCCCGAACCTTTAACAGTGGAAAACAACCTTTTGACCCCGACCCTCAAGGTCCGGCGTCAGCCAACCTATGAGATGTACAAAGACCTGATTGAATCAATGTATCAGGAATAA
- a CDS encoding sulfite exporter TauE/SafE family protein codes for MEQLAFRALMLGLSSGASCLGFCLPVALPTLAGSHRTGFKATALNLATFLLGRLSAYLLSGLIFGLLGSTIARFTIFHRLILPFLYIVLAILLILYGITDLNPFARYAFCQLIISRTESRLFPFLLGIMIGFSPCPPFLLAITTVTDIGGIKNGILFFFLFFLTTSLFFSPLLLIGIFNRYATVRLASRILAVITGFYFITIGFRLF; via the coding sequence ATGGAACAACTCGCGTTCCGCGCCCTGATGCTTGGTCTATCATCAGGCGCCTCCTGCCTTGGTTTTTGCCTGCCGGTGGCATTGCCGACCCTCGCTGGTTCTCACCGGACGGGGTTCAAAGCCACCGCTCTCAACCTTGCGACTTTTCTTCTCGGTCGTCTCTCTGCCTATCTCCTCTCCGGTCTTATTTTTGGTTTGCTCGGTTCTACTATTGCCCGTTTTACAATCTTCCACCGCTTGATTTTACCATTCCTCTATATCGTTCTCGCAATCTTACTCATCCTATACGGTATTACAGACCTCAACCCATTTGCCCGCTACGCCTTCTGTCAGCTCATTATCTCCCGCACTGAATCTCGTCTCTTTCCCTTTCTCCTTGGCATTATGATTGGATTTTCTCCCTGCCCGCCTTTTCTCCTGGCCATTACCACTGTGACTGACATCGGCGGCATAAAAAACGGCATCTTATTCTTCTTTCTATTCTTCTTAACGACCAGTTTATTCTTCTCTCCTTTGCTCCTTATCGGCATCTTTAACCGTTATGCAACCGTTCGCCTCGCTTCTCGCATCCTCGCCGTTATTACTGGCTTTTACTTTATCACCATCGGCTTCCGTCTTTTCTGA
- a CDS encoding sugar phosphate isomerase/epimerase, whose protein sequence is MPEDERLRRRLGIQILFDFSDVIDAVEFAASAGFGVLEINLGNIRFGEQLRRVRERHAVRKSAARLGVKLAIHALEGPSFFIPSRRVRSCAVAELKQTLDWAEEIDAQNVVMHLGFDMHYGMGTGGNRYTHEEFPEYYDDALFEALSELKNYARGKARLCIENVGGFRFAPTKRVLPELLGGSLGLCFDIGHIAILPDERKKEEFEFFQRYKHQIFHSHIHHNHGTRDEHLPLGAGSTDVQPYLRLLVKSNSWLVMETRPRAAALAAREYFEQLLPKLR, encoded by the coding sequence GTGCCTGAAGATGAGAGGCTAAGAAGGCGGCTCGGGATTCAAATTCTGTTTGACTTCTCGGATGTAATCGATGCGGTTGAGTTCGCCGCCAGTGCTGGTTTTGGAGTGCTCGAAATTAACCTCGGTAATATCCGCTTTGGCGAGCAATTACGCCGTGTTCGGGAGCGACACGCAGTCAGAAAAAGTGCGGCGCGGCTGGGTGTAAAACTGGCAATCCATGCGTTAGAAGGGCCGTCGTTTTTTATTCCGAGCCGGCGGGTGCGAAGCTGCGCGGTGGCGGAGTTGAAGCAGACCTTGGATTGGGCTGAGGAGATTGATGCCCAAAATGTGGTGATGCATTTGGGTTTTGATATGCATTACGGAATGGGCACAGGCGGCAATCGCTATACCCACGAGGAGTTTCCCGAATATTATGACGATGCGCTTTTTGAGGCGCTTAGCGAGTTGAAAAATTATGCCCGGGGTAAGGCAAGGTTGTGCATCGAGAATGTTGGGGGCTTCAGGTTTGCGCCGACGAAGCGGGTTTTACCGGAACTGCTGGGCGGAAGTTTAGGACTGTGTTTTGACATCGGACATATTGCAATTTTGCCTGACGAGCGCAAAAAAGAGGAGTTTGAGTTTTTTCAGAGGTATAAACATCAGATATTTCATTCGCATATTCATCACAATCATGGAACAAGGGACGAACACCTGCCGCTTGGTGCGGGCAGTACCGATGTCCAACCGTATTTACGCCTGCTGGTCAAAAGCAATTCCTGGCTCGTGATGGAAACCAGGCCGAGAGCGGCAGCGCTTGCTGCGCGGGAATACTTTGAGCAGTTGCTGCCGAAGTTGCGATGA
- a CDS encoding TRAP transporter TatT component family protein translates to MFHLFIISFFFSSLPANDINTLCDRAQFFLFNRHLNRTYLDSAYAILAHCRNLNPRNERTLYLWSRIHTQMGEDARNTAEKIRLFERAKVIAETLQTINPQNPAGYLWWAIPQGRIGQMRGVLNSLFMVPDLKKMFNKTLELDSSYAAAYDALGVLYYELPSFAGGDLKKAEKFLIKGLRVDPNYTVIRLDLARVYIKQHRYEDAKRELHNILKTQKPTYPADYFLEDKPAAEKLLKDLTKENRHP, encoded by the coding sequence ATGTTTCATCTGTTCATCATTTCCTTTTTCTTTTCTTCTTTACCAGCAAATGACATCAACACGCTGTGCGACCGCGCTCAATTTTTTCTCTTCAACCGACACCTAAACCGCACTTATCTGGACTCCGCCTACGCGATTCTCGCCCACTGCCGTAACCTCAACCCAAGAAATGAGCGCACCCTCTACCTCTGGTCACGGATTCATACCCAGATGGGCGAAGATGCCCGTAACACCGCCGAAAAAATTCGCCTCTTTGAAAGGGCAAAAGTGATTGCGGAAACGCTCCAGACAATCAACCCGCAAAACCCGGCCGGCTATTTGTGGTGGGCAATTCCCCAAGGCAGAATCGGGCAGATGCGCGGTGTGCTCAACTCCCTTTTTATGGTTCCGGACCTTAAAAAAATGTTCAACAAAACCCTTGAACTTGACTCCAGTTATGCGGCTGCCTATGATGCCCTGGGGGTTCTTTATTACGAACTGCCCTCGTTTGCCGGTGGTGACTTAAAAAAAGCGGAAAAATTTCTGATTAAGGGGTTAAGAGTCGACCCCAACTACACTGTCATCCGTCTTGACCTTGCCAGGGTGTACATAAAACAGCACCGTTATGAAGATGCGAAGCGCGAACTCCACAACATCCTTAAAACCCAGAAACCAACCTATCCTGCCGACTACTTTTTAGAAGACAAACCCGCCGCTGAAAAACTGTTGAAAGATTTAACTAAGGAAAACCGTCACCCCTGA
- a CDS encoding replication-associated recombination protein A, protein MHPTDPNTPLADRMRPVSLDDIVGQDHLLARDKPFRKMLERGELHSMILWGPPGSGKTTLARAIAHYTRADFITISAVTSGVADIRRTVKIAEQNRRMFQKQTILFIDEIHRFNKAQQDALLPYVESGLLILVGATTENPSFEVIAPLLSRTRVYLLNQLSPDNLKTLMHRALKSEQGLAALNPAVEDRALDYFTIIAQGDARVALTALEISVISAEPDENGIRRVTLELAQDIVQRKFLLYDKSGEEHYNLISALHKSLRDSDPDAALYWLARMLEAGEDPLYIARRLVRFASEDIGMANPNALLIANAAKDAVHFIGMPEGNTALAQAVIYLALAPKSNAVYRAYTMAKQDALNSLTEPVPLHLRNPVTPLMEQLGYGKDYKYAHDFPDAQVEQEHFPESLKGRKYYFPTDRGFEGELKKRLGKQQPDKEK, encoded by the coding sequence ATGCACCCAACCGACCCCAACACCCCGCTTGCGGACCGAATGCGCCCAGTATCACTTGACGATATCGTGGGTCAGGACCACCTTCTTGCCCGTGACAAACCGTTCCGCAAGATGCTGGAACGCGGGGAACTCCATTCAATGATTCTCTGGGGTCCACCGGGCTCGGGCAAAACCACCCTTGCCCGGGCTATTGCTCATTACACCCGGGCGGATTTTATCACCATCTCGGCAGTAACTTCGGGCGTTGCTGACATCCGCCGCACCGTAAAAATTGCCGAACAGAACCGCCGGATGTTTCAAAAGCAAACCATCCTGTTCATTGATGAAATCCACCGCTTCAACAAGGCGCAGCAGGATGCCCTTCTCCCCTATGTGGAATCGGGTTTGCTCATCCTGGTCGGTGCCACAACCGAAAACCCCTCATTTGAAGTCATCGCACCGCTTCTCTCCCGCACCCGGGTTTATCTCCTCAACCAGCTTTCCCCGGACAACCTGAAGACCCTGATGCACCGCGCGCTCAAATCCGAGCAGGGACTGGCAGCGCTCAATCCAGCGGTTGAAGACCGGGCGCTTGATTACTTCACCATCATCGCCCAGGGTGACGCCCGGGTTGCTTTGACCGCACTCGAAATTTCGGTCATCTCTGCGGAACCGGACGAAAACGGTATCCGCCGGGTCACTTTGGAACTGGCACAGGACATCGTCCAGCGCAAATTTCTCCTCTACGACAAAAGCGGTGAAGAACATTACAACCTGATTTCTGCCCTGCACAAATCGCTGCGCGACTCTGACCCGGACGCGGCTTTGTACTGGCTGGCAAGGATGCTCGAGGCGGGCGAAGACCCGCTCTACATCGCCCGGCGCCTTGTCCGGTTTGCCTCGGAAGACATCGGAATGGCAAACCCCAACGCCCTGCTCATCGCCAACGCCGCCAAAGATGCGGTCCATTTCATCGGCATGCCCGAAGGCAACACCGCACTGGCGCAGGCGGTCATCTACCTTGCCTTAGCCCCCAAGTCAAATGCGGTTTACCGGGCTTACACGATGGCAAAACAGGATGCGTTAAACAGCCTGACCGAACCGGTACCGCTGCATCTGCGCAACCCGGTAACACCCTTGATGGAACAACTGGGCTATGGCAAAGATTACAAATACGCCCACGACTTTCCCGATGCGCAGGTTGAACAGGAACACTTTCCCGAATCGCTCAAAGGCAGAAAATACTACTTCCCAACCGACCGCGGCTTTGAAGGAGAACTCAAAAAACGGTTGGGCAAACAACAGCCGGATAAAGAAAAATAG
- the tsaD gene encoding tRNA (adenosine(37)-N6)-threonylcarbamoyltransferase complex transferase subunit TsaD: MSFLCLGIETSCDETAASVVEDGVKVFSSVVSSQLVHAVYGGVVPELAARAHIRIIVPVVREAMAKAGVNFEDLHLVAVTYAPGLLGALLVGLPFAKAVSFGLGIPFVGVNHLEGHIFALRLEYPNLEPPYLGVVLSGGHTELLIVHDWCKYEVLGSTVDDACGEAFDKVAKLLGLPYPGGAEIERLAKQGSAVISFPVPEPGGLDFSFSGLKTAVLYYLRDNPDIRRVDVAASFQSAAIRSITKRVEQAVRLTGLEIVGVSGGVAANNYLREQLGILSQRLGFKLLFPRPEYCTDNAAMIAAAGYERFKRFGSSSLNLPALARQPL, translated from the coding sequence ATGAGTTTTCTCTGCCTAGGAATAGAAACATCCTGCGACGAAACTGCGGCGAGCGTGGTGGAGGATGGGGTTAAGGTTTTTTCCAGTGTCGTTTCGTCGCAACTGGTGCACGCGGTTTATGGTGGCGTTGTGCCAGAACTGGCGGCACGGGCGCACATCAGGATTATTGTACCGGTGGTGAGGGAGGCGATGGCAAAAGCCGGGGTTAATTTTGAAGATTTGCATCTGGTCGCAGTAACTTATGCTCCAGGACTTCTGGGCGCATTGCTTGTGGGATTGCCCTTTGCCAAGGCGGTAAGTTTCGGATTGGGGATTCCATTTGTCGGCGTGAATCATCTTGAAGGGCACATCTTTGCCCTGCGATTAGAATATCCAAATTTGGAACCACCTTATCTTGGTGTTGTGCTTTCTGGCGGGCACACCGAGTTGCTTATTGTTCATGACTGGTGCAAATATGAGGTTCTGGGTTCGACTGTTGACGATGCCTGTGGTGAGGCGTTTGACAAAGTGGCAAAGCTTTTAGGATTGCCCTATCCGGGTGGCGCTGAGATTGAAAGATTGGCAAAACAGGGCTCAGCCGTGATTTCATTTCCCGTACCAGAACCCGGCGGTCTGGACTTCAGTTTTTCGGGTTTGAAGACCGCGGTGCTTTACTATTTGCGGGACAATCCCGATATTCGACGCGTCGATGTCGCGGCATCGTTTCAGTCGGCGGCAATTCGTTCAATAACCAAGAGAGTGGAACAGGCGGTGCGGCTTACTGGCCTGGAGATTGTTGGGGTTTCCGGGGGTGTGGCGGCGAATAATTATCTACGGGAACAGCTTGGGATTCTTAGTCAGCGTCTTGGTTTTAAACTTTTATTCCCGCGACCGGAATATTGCACCGATAACGCCGCGATGATTGCCGCAGCAGGTTACGAACGATTTAAACGATTTGGCTCCTCGTCTTTGAATCTCCCTGCCCTTGCCCGTCAGCCACTTTAA
- a CDS encoding T9SS type A sorting domain-containing protein, which produces MRIELFDLSGRLVSTLVNSFQNPGRYSLVFNGRDARGRRLSTGVYFLRFTAGQYQEKRKLIVH; this is translated from the coding sequence GTGCGGATTGAGTTGTTTGACCTTTCCGGCAGGCTGGTGTCAACACTGGTGAACTCCTTTCAGAACCCGGGCAGATACAGTCTGGTCTTCAATGGCAGGGATGCAAGAGGCAGAAGGTTATCAACCGGTGTGTACTTCTTGCGGTTTACTGCGGGTCAGTATCAGGAGAAGAGAAAACTGATCGTTCATTAA